From Halotia branconii CENA392, the proteins below share one genomic window:
- a CDS encoding DUF5615 family PIN-like protein, which yields MKFLIDVNASHTLGSGLGSGLQEMGHDVVYVSDTDPKMIDEHILEWAVAEQRIIVTTDNDFEQMIWQQRKCHCGVLRLENLPSEVRKVLLIDVLKLHSEDLFNGRIVIAMKNKFRIRHARFE from the coding sequence ATGAAATTTTTAATAGATGTTAATGCTAGTCACACTTTGGGTAGTGGATTGGGTAGTGGATTACAAGAAATGGGTCATGATGTGGTTTATGTAAGTGATACCGACCCTAAAATGATAGACGAGCATATTTTGGAATGGGCAGTTGCCGAACAAAGAATTATTGTAACCACCGATAATGACTTTGAACAGATGATTTGGCAGCAACGAAAGTGTCATTGTGGAGTTTTACGTTTAGAAAATTTACCTAGTGAAGTAAGAAAGGTGTTATTAATAGATGTTTTGAAATTACATAGTGAAGATTTATTTAATGGCAGAATTGTGATTGCTATGAAAAATAAGTTTCGGATTCGTCATGCTAGATTTGAATAG
- a CDS encoding DUF433 domain-containing protein: protein MSDKKLLERIKFDKNILAGKPIIRGLRISVAMILELLAKGASNQEILEDYPELEPEDIQAALFYAYYLVSQEEVLDRLTVP from the coding sequence ATGAGCGATAAAAAATTGCTAGAACGGATCAAGTTTGACAAAAATATTTTGGCTGGTAAACCAATAATTCGCGGATTAAGAATATCAGTAGCAATGATTTTAGAATTACTAGCTAAAGGTGCTAGTAATCAAGAGATTCTTGAAGATTATCCGGAATTGGAACCAGAAGATATACAAGCAGCCTTATTTTACGCTTATTATCTTGTTTCTCAAGAAGAGGTTTTAGACAGATTGACTGTACCTTAA
- the pstS gene encoding phosphate ABC transporter substrate-binding protein PstS gives MNFSTTVLHRVFTASVVTSAVALSPIFTAIAQAETLNGAGATFPAPLYERYAREVKKKHPELKINYQGIGSSGGIRQITAGTVDFGGSDAAMKDEEIAKVKNGVILVPTAGGAVSVVYNLPNVNGLKLSRTTLPAIFSGQITNWNDAKIKADNPGVNLPNQPIKSVVRADGSGTTFIFTNHLSSVSPYFKGRIGANTSPKWTLPNVLKGKGNPGVAALVARTPGSIGYVEYAYANQNKLKSALLQNKKGEFIAPSLQSANAALSSVTFPNNYRVFVGDPGQGYPIVGLTWMMINKQYDNAAKANAVKKWINWVLKDGQQYNDDLNYTKIPADVSNRVLQTVNSTVK, from the coding sequence ATGAATTTTTCCACTACTGTTTTGCACCGAGTATTTACTGCTTCAGTCGTGACATCTGCTGTTGCCCTTAGTCCTATTTTTACAGCGATCGCTCAAGCTGAAACTCTCAATGGTGCAGGAGCAACTTTTCCTGCTCCCCTTTACGAACGCTACGCTCGTGAAGTTAAAAAGAAGCATCCAGAATTGAAAATTAACTATCAAGGAATTGGTAGTAGTGGTGGTATTCGTCAAATCACTGCTGGAACTGTTGATTTTGGCGGTAGTGATGCTGCGATGAAAGATGAAGAAATTGCTAAAGTCAAAAATGGTGTCATATTAGTACCTACCGCAGGCGGGGCTGTTTCTGTTGTTTATAACCTGCCAAACGTTAACGGGCTCAAATTATCTCGTACTACATTGCCAGCAATTTTTTCTGGTCAAATTACCAACTGGAACGATGCCAAAATCAAAGCTGATAATCCAGGCGTGAACTTACCAAATCAACCAATTAAATCTGTGGTTCGTGCCGATGGTAGTGGTACAACTTTCATTTTTACCAATCATTTAAGTTCTGTTAGTCCTTATTTTAAAGGTCGAATCGGAGCAAATACTTCTCCTAAATGGACTCTACCAAATGTCTTAAAAGGTAAAGGTAATCCAGGCGTAGCGGCTTTAGTAGCTCGGACTCCTGGTTCAATTGGTTATGTAGAATATGCTTATGCTAACCAAAACAAATTGAAATCAGCACTGCTACAAAATAAAAAAGGAGAATTTATTGCTCCTTCTTTGCAATCTGCCAATGCAGCTTTATCATCTGTAACTTTTCCTAACAACTACCGCGTTTTTGTTGGAGATCCAGGACAAGGTTATCCTATCGTTGGTCTTACCTGGATGATGATTAATAAGCAGTATGATAATGCTGCTAAAGCTAATGCTGTCAAAAAATGGATCAATTGGGTATTGAAAGATGGTCAACAATACAATGATGACCTCAACTACACCAAAATTCCTGCTGATGTTTCAAATCGGGTACTTCAAACAGTAAATAGCACCGTTAAATAA
- the pstC gene encoding phosphate ABC transporter permease subunit PstC: MANSSESDNFNSSLQPNYSDEHIELIAKDGMNFWFNQGFTWLVYVFATITVLVLFSMSWVIFDEAKPAIIQFGIGFLWGNDWDTGNQVFGALPYIYGTLVSSAIAILFAVPIGIAVALVTSENFLPQSVQTTLGFIVELIAAIPSVIIGLWSIFIFIPVLEPLQKWLASNFKWIPLLNSQDPVGTNMLTAGIILAIMILPTMAAITRDVFIATPKELRTASMALGSTRWETIFRVLLPAGFSGIVSAAMLALGRALGETMAVTMVIGNSAQISASLLDPAYTIPAVLANEFAEAEPGLHIGALSYLGLILFALTLMVNMGAGLLVQWVSKKNR; this comes from the coding sequence ATGGCAAATTCATCGGAATCAGATAATTTTAATTCCTCACTTCAGCCAAATTATAGTGATGAGCATATTGAATTAATAGCTAAGGACGGAATGAATTTTTGGTTTAACCAAGGATTTACATGGCTAGTTTATGTTTTTGCCACAATTACCGTTTTAGTGTTATTTTCCATGAGTTGGGTAATTTTTGATGAAGCTAAACCAGCAATTATTCAATTTGGCATAGGATTTTTATGGGGTAATGATTGGGATACAGGTAATCAAGTTTTTGGTGCATTACCCTATATTTATGGAACTTTGGTAAGTAGTGCGATCGCAATTTTATTTGCTGTACCAATTGGAATTGCAGTTGCATTAGTAACTAGTGAAAATTTCTTACCACAATCCGTGCAAACCACCTTAGGATTTATTGTGGAATTGATTGCCGCAATTCCCAGTGTAATTATTGGTTTGTGGAGTATTTTTATTTTTATTCCAGTTTTGGAACCTTTGCAAAAATGGTTAGCCAGCAACTTCAAATGGATACCACTGTTAAATTCCCAAGATCCCGTAGGCACAAATATGTTAACGGCGGGAATCATTCTCGCCATTATGATTTTGCCAACAATGGCAGCAATTACCCGTGATGTGTTCATAGCCACACCTAAAGAACTACGTACCGCATCTATGGCTTTGGGTAGTACTCGTTGGGAAACAATTTTTCGAGTACTTTTACCAGCTGGCTTTTCAGGAATTGTCAGTGCAGCAATGTTAGCTTTAGGACGAGCTTTAGGTGAAACAATGGCTGTAACTATGGTGATTGGCAACTCTGCTCAAATTAGTGCATCTTTACTCGATCCGGCTTATACAATTCCTGCTGTATTAGCTAATGAATTTGCTGAAGCTGAACCAGGATTACATATTGGTGCTTTAAGTTATTTAGGGTTAATTTTATTTGCTTTAACTTTAATGGTAAATATGGGGGCTGGGTTATTAGTACAGTGGGTTAGTAAGAAGAATAGATAA
- the pstA gene encoding phosphate ABC transporter permease PstA has translation MSNYQKSEIDESLTAELYSPLPTNRKLFTYGMNAIAFGFTGLALIPLLSILWEIFKRGISGFKPEMFVKSVIDYGFGNAILGTITVVAIASLLSIPVGILTGIFLAEFGQSNFTAHSVRFITTILAGVPSIVVGIFAYGVIVLVTKSFSAIAGGFALAAIMLPVIVLTTEEALKLIPTDQRLASAALGGTRFQTTFRIVVTSALPGITTGILLAVARATGETAPLLFTALFSLDWSAGLLSPTASLPVLIFNLYNDPNPEKNQLVWTTSIILLGLVLCVSVFSRLITSNRKIKNN, from the coding sequence ATGAGTAATTATCAAAAGTCTGAAATTGATGAATCTTTAACAGCAGAATTATATAGCCCCTTACCAACAAATAGAAAACTATTTACTTATGGAATGAATGCGATCGCCTTTGGTTTTACAGGCTTAGCATTAATTCCTTTATTATCTATTTTATGGGAAATTTTCAAACGGGGAATATCGGGTTTTAAACCAGAAATGTTTGTCAAATCAGTGATTGACTACGGATTTGGTAATGCCATTCTAGGAACAATCACAGTTGTAGCTATTGCTTCACTATTAAGTATTCCTGTAGGTATATTAACGGGTATCTTCTTAGCAGAATTTGGTCAATCCAACTTTACAGCTCATTCTGTGCGCTTTATTACCACTATCCTAGCTGGTGTACCTTCCATTGTGGTCGGTATATTCGCTTATGGTGTTATTGTTTTAGTAACTAAAAGTTTTAGTGCGATCGCAGGTGGTTTTGCTTTAGCTGCAATTATGTTACCTGTAATCGTTCTCACCACAGAAGAAGCCTTAAAACTAATTCCCACAGACCAACGCCTCGCTTCCGCCGCTTTAGGAGGTACTCGTTTTCAAACAACTTTTCGCATCGTGGTTACATCTGCTTTACCTGGAATTACCACAGGCATTTTATTAGCCGTAGCCCGTGCAACTGGCGAAACAGCACCTCTACTATTTACTGCTTTATTTAGTTTAGATTGGTCAGCCGGATTGTTGAGTCCTACAGCTTCTTTACCAGTATTAATTTTTAATCTCTACAACGATCCCAACCCGGAAAAAAATCAATTAGTTTGGACTACTTCTATAATCTTACTTGGTTTAGTACTGTGTGTTAGTGTCTTCTCTCGTTTAATTACAAGTAACAGAAAAATCAAAAACAACTAA
- the pstB gene encoding phosphate ABC transporter ATP-binding protein PstB: MNKLIPAIQVKNLSFYYRTSKAIEGISIDIYQNQVTAIIGPSGCGKSTFIKTLNRISELEGAVKVEGRVELFGQNIYDPRINLNRLRRQIGMVFQKPNPFPMSIYENVAYGMRIAGRRSPIELDEIVESALKDAALWDEVKDKLHQSALGLSGGQQQRLCIARALAIKPKILLMDEPCSALDPIATMKIEELIHSLRSELTIAIVTHNMQQAARISDFTAFFSTDESRIGQMVEFGITEQIFNNPLDPRTHDYVSGRFG, translated from the coding sequence ATGAATAAATTAATCCCTGCGATCCAAGTTAAAAATCTGAGTTTTTACTATAGAACTTCCAAAGCAATTGAAGGGATATCAATAGATATCTACCAAAACCAAGTAACTGCAATTATTGGTCCCAGTGGTTGCGGTAAATCTACCTTTATCAAAACCCTCAATCGTATTAGTGAATTAGAAGGTGCTGTCAAAGTAGAAGGACGTGTAGAACTTTTTGGTCAAAATATTTATGACCCCCGCATAAACTTGAACCGCTTACGTCGTCAAATTGGCATGGTATTCCAAAAGCCAAACCCCTTTCCCATGAGTATTTACGAAAATGTTGCTTATGGGATGAGAATAGCAGGTAGGCGATCGCCTATAGAATTAGATGAAATAGTTGAATCTGCTCTTAAAGATGCTGCTCTTTGGGATGAGGTTAAAGATAAACTACATCAATCCGCTTTGGGGCTTTCTGGCGGTCAACAACAGCGTCTTTGCATTGCCCGTGCTTTAGCTATTAAACCAAAAATTTTACTCATGGATGAGCCTTGTTCTGCTCTTGATCCAATTGCCACAATGAAAATTGAAGAACTAATTCATAGTTTACGCTCAGAATTGACGATCGCGATCGTTACTCACAATATGCAGCAAGCTGCTCGTATCTCTGATTTCACAGCTTTCTTCAGCACCGATGAAAGTCGTATCGGTCAAATGGTTGAATTTGGGATCACAGAACAAATCTTTAACAACCCATTAGATCCCCGTACTCATGACTATGTTTCAGGGCGTTTCGGTTAA
- a CDS encoding phosphate ABC transporter ATP-binding protein codes for MNKLITAIKVKNLNFYYNTQKILEGISIDIYQSKVTAIIGPSGCGKTTFLKCLNRMIDLEGDVKVEGRVEFFNQNIYERRINLNRLRRQVSMVLPKPNLFPMSVYDNVAYGVKLVGWRPKTELDGIVESAIKDADLWDEVKNKLYKSALELSGGQQQRLCIARSLAVKPKILLMDEPCFGLDPVASMKVESLIQSLRLRSDLTMVFISHNLQQVTRISDFTAFFQSNENRIGQMVEFGITKKIFSNPCDSRTRDYVLTRLN; via the coding sequence ATGAATAAACTAATTACCGCTATTAAAGTTAAAAATCTCAACTTTTATTACAATACCCAAAAAATACTTGAAGGGATATCAATAGATATTTATCAAAGTAAAGTCACTGCTATTATTGGCCCTAGTGGTTGTGGAAAAACTACTTTTCTTAAATGTCTAAATCGCATGATTGATTTAGAAGGAGATGTAAAAGTAGAAGGACGGGTAGAATTTTTTAATCAAAATATTTATGAACGCCGAATTAATTTAAATCGATTACGTCGCCAAGTTAGTATGGTACTCCCCAAGCCAAATCTTTTTCCGATGAGCGTTTACGACAATGTTGCCTATGGGGTGAAATTAGTGGGATGGCGACCCAAAACAGAATTAGATGGCATTGTAGAATCTGCTATCAAAGATGCTGACCTCTGGGATGAAGTAAAAAATAAACTGTATAAATCGGCTTTAGAACTTTCTGGAGGTCAACAGCAACGACTCTGTATTGCTCGTAGTTTAGCAGTCAAACCAAAAATTCTGCTAATGGACGAGCCTTGTTTTGGTCTTGATCCCGTTGCTAGCATGAAAGTTGAAAGTTTAATTCAGAGTTTGCGTTTGCGTTCTGACTTAACAATGGTTTTTATTAGCCACAATTTACAACAAGTAACTCGTATATCTGATTTTACTGCTTTTTTTCAAAGCAATGAAAATCGGATTGGTCAAATGGTTGAATTTGGTATCACCAAAAAAATTTTTTCCAACCCTTGCGATTCTCGTACTCGTGACTATGTTTTAACCCGTCTTAATTGA
- a CDS encoding hybrid sensor histidine kinase/response regulator: MSSANTNILVVEDEAIVAKHLLNKLKKFGYRVIATVSSGQEAINKALESRPDLVLMDIRLKGQIDGVEAAQEIRKHLDIPIIYLTAYADENTVERAKNTDPFGYLLKPFKEKELQTNIEIALTKHQLERQLKSSQKWLSTLLKSINDGVIASDIQELITFMNPVAESLTGWKQEEAYGKKSSEVINITNAETRNSIESPIKQVLQDGHSFRLPRETILISKNGTEIPIDDSAAPIKDDQENITGAVLIFRDITEIKNAVEARQKQIEQEQLVAQLEAVNQLKSEFLNLVSHELRSPLSNMKMIIQMLQISPDPEESQRYLELLETECDREMELINDLLDLQRLETLSHLLINPEILLLQKLLPWVIEPFQVRFQEYQQTLQLNLPANLPSLFSDRPSLERILTELLHNASKYTPISGEIIVSVCHNFSETPASTIITISNSAEIAAAALPRIFDKFYRIPNADLRKQGGTGLGLAIVKKLVEQLQGSIQVESSEGWTTFTLKLNDFIT, encoded by the coding sequence ATGAGTTCTGCCAATACTAATATTTTAGTCGTAGAAGACGAAGCTATTGTAGCTAAACATCTACTAAATAAACTCAAAAAATTTGGTTATAGAGTTATTGCAACGGTTTCTTCTGGACAAGAAGCAATTAATAAAGCACTAGAATCTCGTCCAGATTTAGTATTAATGGATATTCGCTTAAAAGGTCAAATTGACGGTGTGGAAGCTGCTCAAGAGATTCGTAAGCATTTGGATATACCTATAATTTATCTCACTGCTTATGCTGATGAAAATACTGTAGAAAGAGCAAAAAATACAGATCCATTTGGCTATTTACTCAAGCCTTTTAAAGAAAAAGAACTACAAACTAATATCGAAATAGCACTCACAAAACATCAACTAGAAAGACAATTAAAATCTAGCCAAAAATGGTTGTCTACCCTGCTTAAAAGTATCAATGATGGTGTGATCGCGAGTGATATACAAGAGTTAATAACTTTCATGAATCCTGTAGCGGAAAGTTTGACAGGATGGAAACAAGAAGAAGCTTACGGCAAAAAATCTTCAGAGGTAATCAATATTACCAATGCAGAAACTCGTAATTCTATCGAAAGCCCTATAAAACAAGTTCTACAAGATGGTCATAGTTTTAGATTACCCAGAGAAACAATTTTGATTTCTAAAAATGGTACAGAAATACCAATCGATGATAGTGCTGCACCAATTAAAGATGACCAAGAAAATATCACGGGTGCAGTATTGATATTTCGAGACATTACTGAGATTAAAAATGCTGTTGAAGCTCGTCAAAAGCAAATTGAACAAGAACAACTTGTAGCACAATTAGAAGCAGTAAATCAGCTTAAAAGTGAATTTTTAAATTTAGTTTCCCACGAACTGCGATCGCCTCTCAGTAATATGAAGATGATCATTCAAATGTTACAGATTTCTCCTGACCCAGAGGAAAGTCAGCGTTATCTAGAACTTTTGGAAACTGAGTGCGATCGCGAAATGGAACTGATTAATGATTTACTAGATTTACAACGTTTAGAAACTTTATCTCATCTGCTTATTAACCCTGAAATCTTACTTTTACAAAAATTGTTACCTTGGGTAATTGAGCCATTTCAAGTCCGTTTTCAAGAATATCAGCAAACTCTACAACTTAATCTCCCAGCAAATTTGCCATCGCTGTTTTCAGACCGCCCAAGCTTAGAACGCATATTGACAGAATTGCTCCATAATGCTAGTAAATATACTCCTATTAGTGGTGAAATCATCGTAAGTGTATGTCATAACTTTTCTGAAACACCCGCATCAACCATCATTACTATTAGTAATTCAGCAGAAATCGCAGCAGCAGCACTACCACGAATTTTTGATAAATTCTATCGTATTCCTAACGCAGACCTCCGAAAACAGGGTGGTACAGGCTTGGGACTAGCCATAGTAAAAAAGTTAGTAGAACAATTGCAAGGAAGTATTCAAGTAGAAAGTAGTGAAGGATGGACGACGTTTACCCTCAAATTAAATGATTTTATTACCTGA
- a CDS encoding PAS domain S-box protein, with the protein MVEQRTAELTKINESLESEIIHRQQIEEALRESEQRFRATFHQAAVGIAHVETNGAWSLVNQRLCEIVGYTLQELRLLTFQDITHPDDLDTDLKYMEQMLAGDIQTYSMEKRYFRKDGSIVWINLTASLVREISGLPKYFIAVVEDISERQAALRDRQISQERLQASLLEKEVLLKEVYHRVKNNLQVISSLLSLQSDYIQEQQYVEIFKQSQRRIASMALVHEKMYGSQDLAKINFGEYVQDLVAILWASYELNEDAITLNINIDEHILLGLDTAVPCGLIIHELVSNSLKHAFPKGRKGEIKVEIKQVYKNNILFKVSDNGVGLPSNFSFDNTASLGWQLVDALVTQINGNLNIKSEKGSEFQILFSV; encoded by the coding sequence ATAGTTGAGCAGCGAACCGCAGAACTAACCAAAATCAACGAATCTCTAGAGAGTGAAATCATTCATCGTCAGCAAATAGAAGAAGCATTACGGGAAAGTGAACAGCGTTTTCGCGCTACATTTCATCAAGCTGCTGTTGGTATTGCCCATGTAGAAACAAATGGAGCTTGGTCATTAGTTAACCAGAGGCTTTGTGAGATTGTTGGTTACACACTCCAGGAACTACGATTACTAACTTTCCAAGATATTACTCATCCAGATGATCTTGACACTGATTTGAAATACATGGAACAGATGTTAGCAGGTGATATTCAAACTTATTCTATGGAAAAACGCTATTTCCGAAAAGATGGTTCTATTGTTTGGATTAATCTTACTGCTTCTTTAGTGCGGGAAATTTCTGGTTTACCAAAGTATTTTATTGCCGTTGTTGAAGACATTAGTGAACGGCAAGCTGCACTACGCGATCGCCAGATATCACAAGAGCGCCTCCAAGCTTCTCTTTTAGAAAAAGAAGTCCTTTTAAAGGAAGTTTACCATCGTGTAAAAAACAATTTACAGGTTATTTCTAGTCTCCTTAGTTTGCAATCTGACTATATTCAAGAGCAACAATATGTGGAAATATTTAAACAAAGTCAGCGGCGGATTGCATCAATGGCTTTGGTTCACGAAAAAATGTATGGCTCACAAGATTTAGCAAAAATTAATTTCGGTGAATATGTTCAAGATTTAGTAGCCATTTTATGGGCTTCATACGAATTAAATGAAGATGCTATTACTCTGAATATAAATATAGATGAGCATATTTTACTAGGCTTAGATACGGCAGTTCCTTGTGGATTAATTATCCATGAGCTTGTTTCTAATTCATTAAAACATGCCTTTCCTAAAGGGAGAAAAGGTGAAATAAAAGTTGAAATTAAACAAGTTTATAAAAATAACATTTTATTCAAAGTGAGTGATAATGGAGTTGGTTTACCATCAAATTTTAGTTTTGACAATACAGCTTCATTAGGTTGGCAGTTAGTAGATGCTTTAGTAACCCAAATTAATGGAAATCTAAATATTAAAAGTGAGAAAGGATCGGAGTTTCAAATCCTATTCTCAGTATAA